One window of the Janthinobacterium sp. PAMC25594 genome contains the following:
- a CDS encoding glycine zipper 2TM domain-containing protein: protein MNLQAKLMMSALCIGALPLAQAADFEDFGKVVRVVPQVEQINRPRQECRTEYVQVQAPPQQRSAGGSIVGGIAGALLGSQVGGGNGRTAAAAAGAIAGAVVGDRVDNQNNYQGGMQEQAVKQCRQVDHWESRNNGYQVTYDYRGRNYTSIMSYDPGERIRLRVSIEPAQQ, encoded by the coding sequence ATGAACTTGCAAGCCAAATTGATGATGTCAGCCCTTTGTATCGGTGCATTGCCACTCGCCCAGGCCGCCGACTTTGAAGATTTCGGCAAGGTCGTGCGCGTCGTGCCGCAAGTGGAGCAGATCAATCGCCCACGCCAGGAATGCCGTACGGAATACGTGCAAGTGCAAGCGCCGCCGCAACAGCGCAGCGCTGGCGGCTCCATCGTCGGCGGTATCGCCGGCGCCCTGCTCGGTAGCCAGGTCGGTGGCGGCAATGGCCGCACGGCTGCGGCGGCCGCTGGCGCGATTGCCGGCGCCGTCGTCGGCGACCGTGTCGACAACCAGAACAATTACCAGGGCGGCATGCAGGAACAAGCCGTCAAGCAATGCCGTCAGGTCGACCACTGGGAATCGCGCAACAATGGCTACCAGGTCACCTACGACTACCGCGGCCGCAACTACACGAGCATCATGTCCTACGATCCGGGCGAGCGCATCCGTTTGCGCGTCTCCATCGAGCCAGCTCAGCAGTAA
- a CDS encoding lysozyme inhibitor LprI family protein, whose product MKICLSLLKTALLGASCLLAAPVFAAAPVPYPNTSAMGVGHAESTAWYATCLKVKDAVPPPADLPAPSAVASLQQCQASELYYDTKSMSSPKPVDWRPARHCAMATQNSAVLMMLYQNGQGVQKDPLLALKYACSIDAAPAEMQGRIEHLQQINSSGRGMMDWCDDITSGYMMGVCSAIDARQKQRMRAQATGKVSASMPAVAQASLQKLQTAASKFADARAASETDLSGTARAAQSIAARTAELDLLAQDVREYEAGKLPVSMSKAQVAALDKELNAIYGKLMKKPAETHAGAVDKEGIRATQRLWLAYRDAWMNFGAVRYPSVTSDTWAGLLTARRNAQLQDLLEN is encoded by the coding sequence ATGAAAATTTGTCTTTCCTTATTGAAAACGGCATTGCTGGGAGCGAGCTGCCTGCTGGCCGCTCCGGTTTTTGCCGCCGCGCCCGTTCCCTACCCGAATACCAGCGCCATGGGCGTGGGCCACGCGGAAAGTACGGCCTGGTATGCGACTTGCCTGAAGGTCAAGGATGCGGTGCCGCCACCGGCCGACCTGCCGGCGCCATCCGCCGTGGCATCGCTGCAGCAGTGCCAGGCGAGCGAGCTGTATTACGATACCAAGAGTATGTCCTCGCCCAAGCCGGTCGACTGGCGTCCCGCGCGCCATTGCGCAATGGCCACGCAAAATAGTGCCGTGCTGATGATGCTGTACCAGAATGGGCAAGGCGTGCAGAAAGACCCATTGCTGGCCCTCAAGTATGCGTGCAGCATCGATGCGGCGCCGGCCGAGATGCAGGGCCGCATCGAACACTTGCAGCAGATCAATTCCAGCGGACGCGGCATGATGGACTGGTGCGACGACATCACCAGCGGCTACATGATGGGCGTGTGCAGCGCCATCGATGCGCGGCAAAAGCAGCGCATGCGCGCGCAGGCGACAGGCAAGGTCAGCGCAAGCATGCCGGCCGTGGCGCAAGCGTCGCTGCAAAAGCTGCAGACGGCGGCAAGCAAGTTTGCCGACGCGCGCGCAGCCAGTGAAACGGACTTGAGCGGCACGGCGCGCGCCGCCCAGAGCATCGCCGCCCGCACGGCCGAGCTCGATCTGCTGGCGCAGGATGTGCGCGAATATGAAGCGGGCAAGTTGCCTGTCAGCATGTCGAAGGCGCAGGTGGCGGCGCTCGACAAGGAGCTCAACGCCATCTATGGCAAGCTGATGAAAAAGCCGGCGGAAACCCATGCTGGCGCCGTGGACAAGGAGGGCATCCGCGCCACACAGCGCTTGTGGCTGGCGTACCGCGATGCCTGGATGAATTTTGGCGCCGTGCGTTATCCGTCCGTGACGAGCGACACCTGGGCCGGCCTGTTGACGGCGCGGCGCAATGCCCAATTACAAGATTTGCTGGAGAATTGA
- a CDS encoding spermidine synthase gives MLIKRKSIEQVESSRPARKPRYAPVTLSEMDGVRYLHFGTEWVQGAMRIRKPDWPELEYAQQMMAWMLWIEQPRRLAQLGLGTGALTKFCYRQFPQAQVEAIELNPSVITICASMFKLPPNDERLHVREMDALDYVNDDANHGTLDALQVDLYDATARGPVLDSADFYSACCACLAPHGIMTVNLFGDHPSYAKNIKAMKFAFAQVICLPEVHDGNVVAIAFKTKVALDAEAQAALLERAKQIVAATKLPAKTWVKGIVSTL, from the coding sequence ATGCTTATCAAACGAAAATCCATCGAACAAGTCGAATCCTCGCGCCCCGCGCGCAAGCCCCGCTACGCCCCTGTCACCCTGTCCGAAATGGATGGCGTGCGCTATCTGCATTTCGGCACGGAATGGGTGCAGGGCGCCATGCGCATCCGCAAGCCGGACTGGCCGGAGCTCGAATACGCGCAGCAGATGATGGCGTGGATGCTGTGGATCGAGCAACCGCGGCGCCTCGCCCAGCTGGGCCTGGGCACGGGAGCGCTGACCAAGTTCTGCTACCGCCAGTTCCCGCAGGCGCAAGTCGAAGCCATCGAGCTGAACCCGTCCGTCATCACCATCTGCGCCTCGATGTTCAAGCTGCCGCCCAACGACGAGCGCCTGCACGTGCGCGAGATGGATGCGCTCGACTACGTCAACGACGACGCCAACCATGGCACCCTGGACGCCCTGCAGGTGGACCTGTATGACGCCACGGCGCGCGGCCCCGTGCTCGACAGCGCGGACTTTTATTCCGCCTGCTGCGCCTGCCTGGCGCCGCACGGCATCATGACGGTCAACCTGTTCGGCGACCACCCCAGCTACGCGAAGAACATCAAGGCGATGAAGTTTGCGTTTGCACAGGTGATCTGCCTGCCGGAAGTCCATGATGGGAATGTGGTGGCGATCGCGTTCAAGACAAAAGTGGCGCTCGATGCCGAAGCGCAAGCGGCCCTGCTGGAACGCGCCAAGCAGATCGTCGCCGCGACCAAGCTGCCCGCCAAGACCTGGGTCAAGGGCATCGTCAGCACCCTGTAA
- a CDS encoding GspE/PulE family protein: MSASPPPSPISPDTPLQLPQLLAWLQEDGLLDAAQAAAISTQAALLPAPALHPLCSIAHGALTLDTLCAWLAQRASLPYVRIDPLHIDFSQVADVMTAGYAARFNILPVESTLDRIVIATAQPYALAWQAQLGKLAPRKLSLVIANPLHIADAIAQFFSLASSVKVAKLASTQDLALRQNVEQLVELGRNKGNLDANDQHVVRIVDWLWQYAFAQRASDIHLEPKRDAGFVRLRIDGRLHQAYQLPPVVLLAMTARIKLLGRMDVVEKRRPQDGRIKTRNAQGQEIELRLSTLPTAFGEKLVMRIFDPEVAVKSLAELGFPPADAERWRQLTARTHGIVLVTGPTGSGKTSTLYSTLKALAGSEVNVCTVEDPIEMVEPAFNQMQVQSQAGIELSFADGVRALMRQDPDIIMVGEIRDLATAEMAMQAALTGHLVLSTLHTNDAPSAVMRLLELGLPAYLLEACLIGVLAQRLLRCLCPGCKQPGTAPDAAAWQRLTGGQLERPQAMYHAVGCALCRHSGYLGRAGIYELLSVTETFGQLVKAGADLHALRRQSILDGMTPLRIAGARKIIDGTTSIDEVLKLTAALP, encoded by the coding sequence ATGTCCGCTTCCCCTCCTCCTTCCCCCATTTCACCCGACACGCCGCTGCAACTGCCGCAACTGCTGGCCTGGCTGCAGGAAGACGGCTTGCTCGATGCGGCGCAAGCGGCCGCCATCAGCACCCAGGCCGCCCTGCTGCCGGCGCCGGCCTTGCATCCACTGTGCAGCATCGCCCATGGCGCACTCACGCTCGACACCCTGTGCGCGTGGCTGGCGCAACGCGCAAGCCTGCCGTATGTGCGCATCGATCCCCTGCACATCGATTTCAGCCAGGTGGCCGACGTCATGACGGCCGGCTATGCCGCCCGTTTTAATATCCTGCCCGTGGAAAGCACGCTTGACCGCATCGTCATCGCCACGGCCCAGCCCTACGCGCTCGCCTGGCAGGCGCAGCTGGGCAAGCTGGCGCCGCGCAAGCTGAGCCTCGTCATCGCCAACCCGCTGCACATCGCCGATGCCATCGCGCAATTTTTCAGCCTGGCCAGTTCCGTCAAGGTGGCAAAACTGGCGTCCACGCAGGACCTGGCGCTGCGCCAGAATGTCGAGCAGCTGGTGGAGCTGGGGCGCAACAAGGGCAACCTTGACGCCAACGACCAGCACGTGGTGCGCATCGTCGACTGGCTGTGGCAATACGCGTTTGCCCAGCGCGCCTCCGACATCCACCTGGAACCGAAGCGCGATGCGGGTTTCGTGCGCCTGCGCATCGACGGCCGCCTGCACCAGGCCTACCAGCTGCCGCCCGTGGTGCTGCTGGCCATGACGGCGCGCATCAAGTTGCTCGGGCGCATGGACGTCGTGGAAAAGCGCCGCCCGCAGGATGGCCGCATCAAGACGCGCAATGCGCAGGGCCAGGAAATCGAGCTGCGCCTGTCGACCTTGCCCACCGCCTTCGGCGAAAAGCTCGTCATGCGCATCTTCGACCCGGAAGTGGCCGTCAAGAGCCTGGCGGAGCTGGGCTTTCCACCCGCGGACGCCGAACGCTGGCGCCAGCTGACGGCGCGCACGCACGGCATCGTACTGGTGACGGGCCCCACCGGCTCGGGCAAGACCAGCACCCTGTACAGCACCCTGAAGGCGCTGGCCGGCAGCGAAGTCAATGTGTGCACGGTGGAAGACCCCATCGAAATGGTCGAACCGGCCTTCAACCAGATGCAGGTGCAAAGCCAGGCCGGCATCGAACTGTCGTTTGCCGATGGCGTGCGGGCGCTGATGCGGCAAGACCCCGACATCATCATGGTGGGCGAGATCCGCGACCTGGCCACGGCCGAGATGGCCATGCAGGCGGCGCTGACGGGCCATCTGGTGCTGTCGACCCTGCACACCAACGACGCGCCCTCGGCCGTCATGCGCCTGCTGGAACTGGGCTTGCCCGCCTATTTGCTGGAAGCGTGCCTGATCGGCGTGCTGGCGCAGCGATTGCTGCGCTGCCTGTGCCCGGGCTGCAAACAGCCGGGCACCGCCCCGGACGCCGCCGCATGGCAGCGCCTGACGGGCGGCCAGCTGGAACGGCCGCAGGCCATGTACCACGCCGTCGGCTGCGCCCTGTGCCGGCACAGCGGCTACCTGGGGCGTGCCGGCATTTATGAACTGCTGAGCGTGACGGAAACATTCGGCCAGCTGGTCAAGGCAGGCGCCGACCTGCACGCCTTGCGTCGCCAAAGCATCCTCGACGGCATGACACCGCTGCGCATCGCCGGTGCGCGCAAGATCATCGATGGCACGACCAGCATCGACGAAGTGCTGAAGCTCACGGCAGCCCTGCCTTAG
- a CDS encoding RsmB/NOP family class I SAM-dependent RNA methyltransferase — MRLPPAILANAEEVLREILRFTAPADTTLSRYFRDHPRLGSRERGAIAEGIYAVLRNKSFFTDFAEAGSGPTMRRLTILGLAEAVGADSLGGLTEEEVEWLERITQIDRSLMPSNMRANMPTWLFDKLIAQFGEAETMKLADALNAPAPLDLRVNSLKATREDVMLALAEAPILSTPTPYAPLGLRVIKKPSLQNMPLFQSGAIEVQDEGSQILSQIVGAKRGEMVVDFCAGAGGKTLALGALMRNTGRLYAFDVSEKRLAKLKPRMARSGLSNVHPVQIAHERDAKIKRLAGKIDRVLVDAPCSGLGTLRRNPDVKWRQQPNSIVELQAKQAAILAGAARLVKGGGRLVYATCSFLNEENDFIAEQFLAAHPDFTLVPMSKVLAEQKIELEMGDYLKLLPHLHHTDGFFAAVFERKVMPKKVYADEKPADDVDAEPAE; from the coding sequence ATGAGATTGCCACCAGCGATACTTGCCAATGCTGAAGAAGTATTGCGCGAAATTTTACGTTTCACGGCCCCGGCCGACACCACCCTGTCGCGCTATTTCCGCGACCATCCGCGCCTCGGTTCGCGCGAACGCGGCGCCATCGCCGAAGGCATTTATGCCGTCCTGCGCAACAAATCGTTCTTTACCGATTTCGCCGAAGCGGGCAGTGGCCCGACCATGCGCCGTTTGACCATCCTCGGCCTGGCCGAAGCGGTGGGTGCCGACTCCCTGGGCGGCCTGACGGAAGAAGAAGTGGAATGGCTGGAGCGCATCACGCAAATCGACCGTAGCCTGATGCCGTCGAACATGCGCGCCAACATGCCGACCTGGCTGTTCGACAAGCTGATCGCCCAGTTCGGCGAAGCGGAAACCATGAAGCTGGCCGATGCGCTGAACGCGCCGGCGCCGCTGGACTTGCGCGTCAACTCGCTCAAGGCCACGCGTGAAGACGTGATGCTGGCCCTGGCCGAAGCGCCGATCCTCAGCACGCCGACGCCGTATGCGCCGCTGGGGCTGCGCGTGATCAAGAAGCCATCGTTGCAAAACATGCCTTTGTTCCAGAGCGGCGCCATCGAAGTGCAAGATGAAGGCAGCCAGATCCTGTCGCAGATCGTCGGCGCCAAGCGCGGCGAGATGGTGGTCGATTTCTGTGCCGGCGCGGGCGGCAAGACGCTCGCACTGGGCGCGCTGATGCGCAACACGGGCCGCTTGTATGCGTTTGACGTATCGGAAAAGCGCCTGGCCAAGCTGAAGCCACGCATGGCCCGCAGCGGCCTGTCGAACGTGCATCCGGTGCAGATCGCGCATGAGCGCGATGCCAAGATCAAGCGCCTGGCCGGCAAGATCGACCGCGTGCTGGTCGATGCCCCGTGTAGCGGCCTGGGCACCCTGCGTCGCAATCCGGACGTGAAATGGCGCCAGCAGCCGAACTCCATCGTCGAACTGCAAGCCAAGCAGGCAGCCATCCTGGCCGGCGCGGCGCGCCTGGTCAAGGGCGGCGGCCGCCTGGTGTACGCCACCTGCAGCTTCCTGAACGAAGAAAATGATTTTATCGCCGAGCAATTCCTGGCGGCCCATCCCGACTTCACCCTGGTGCCGATGAGCAAGGTGCTGGCCGAACAGAAGATCGAGCTGGAAATGGGCGACTACCTGAAATTGCTGCCGCACCTGCACCATACCGACGGTTTCTTCGCCGCCGTGTTCGAACGCAAGGTCATGCCGAAAAAAGTCTACGCCGATGAAAAACCGGCCGACGACGTTGACGCTGAACCCGCCGAGTAA
- a CDS encoding fatty acid desaturase — protein sequence MTLSSVLHDVLQFMATGITDLSAWQVFLYTMVVTHITIASVTIYLHRHQAHRALELHAIPSHFFRFWLWLTTGQVTKEWAAIHRKHHAKCDTEEDPHSPVTRGIKKVFWEGAELYRAESKNMETMAKYGHGTPTDWIERNLYTKYSWLGVVSLFVINFVLFGVIGISVWAVQMMWIPITAAGIINGIGHYWGYRNYDCADAATNIIPFGILIGGEELHNNHHTYATSAKLSSKWYEIDIGWAYIRALEMLGLAKVKKLAPEPKFSHGKLEADFETLQSVIANRYDVMAKYAKSIKHAWKEELEHLKHKAELEKRFLKSSRKLMQREPGKLADAHHEQLSELFQHSKALETMHHMRVELGAIWERSHFTREQLLQKLQDWCTRAEASGIQSLQDFSLRLRSYA from the coding sequence ATGACATTGAGTTCCGTTTTACACGACGTTTTGCAGTTCATGGCCACTGGCATTACCGATCTGTCCGCATGGCAAGTTTTCCTGTACACCATGGTGGTCACGCATATCACGATCGCCAGCGTCACGATTTATCTGCACCGCCACCAGGCCCACCGGGCGCTGGAATTGCACGCCATCCCCAGCCATTTCTTCCGTTTCTGGCTGTGGCTGACGACGGGCCAGGTGACCAAGGAGTGGGCGGCCATCCACCGCAAGCACCATGCCAAGTGCGATACGGAAGAAGATCCGCACAGCCCCGTGACGCGCGGCATCAAGAAAGTGTTCTGGGAGGGCGCCGAGCTGTACCGCGCTGAATCGAAGAACATGGAAACCATGGCCAAGTACGGCCACGGCACGCCGACGGACTGGATCGAGCGCAACCTGTACACCAAGTACAGCTGGCTGGGCGTGGTGTCGCTGTTCGTCATCAATTTTGTGTTGTTCGGCGTGATCGGCATTTCCGTGTGGGCCGTGCAAATGATGTGGATACCCATCACGGCAGCCGGCATCATCAACGGCATCGGCCACTACTGGGGCTACCGTAACTACGACTGCGCCGACGCGGCCACCAACATCATTCCGTTCGGCATCTTGATCGGCGGCGAAGAGTTGCATAACAATCACCATACGTATGCGACGTCGGCCAAGCTGTCGTCGAAATGGTATGAAATCGATATCGGCTGGGCGTATATTCGCGCGCTGGAAATGCTGGGCCTGGCCAAGGTGAAAAAGCTGGCGCCGGAACCGAAGTTCTCGCACGGCAAGCTGGAAGCGGACTTCGAGACCTTGCAGTCGGTTATTGCCAACCGTTACGACGTGATGGCCAAGTACGCGAAATCGATCAAGCATGCCTGGAAGGAAGAGCTGGAGCACCTGAAGCACAAGGCCGAGCTGGAAAAGCGCTTCCTGAAATCGTCGCGCAAGCTGATGCAGCGCGAGCCGGGCAAGCTGGCCGATGCGCACCACGAGCAGCTGTCGGAACTGTTCCAGCACAGCAAGGCGCTGGAAACCATGCACCACATGCGCGTGGAGCTGGGCGCCATCTGGGAGCGTTCGCACTTTACGCGCGAGCAATTGCTGCAGAAGCTGCAAGACTGGTGCACGCGCGCCGAAGCGTCGGGCATCCAGTCGCTGCAAGATTTCTCGTTGCGCCTGCGTAGCTATGCCTGA
- a CDS encoding mechanosensitive ion channel family protein, translating to MNETPLLNLITDFVNDFRQPAILWQALVILACLALSWLLVRQLRVFLHKRAEAATTPATPETLQRTDSFIRILTPVLAAMLLGIAQHFLAKFQSVNLLSIAIPLCTSMALVRFGFYVLRRIFARHGDISPTMLLLEKIFTVVVWAGMALYITGLWPELHAFLEGIVVPLGRNKVSVAAILQAAISVAVLLVLAMWAGTSLDERLMKMPGLHTSLRVVLSRMGRAVLILVSVLVSLSLVGIDLTVLSVFGGAFGVALGFGLQKIAANFVSGFIILLDRSLTIGDMITVGQFTGKVTQINTRYTVLLGGDGVESIVPNEMLISGGVQNMSLSNRMVWLSTAVSVGYETDIDVIFPLLEAATAKVPRVSQSNPPSATLVRFGADGLDVQIGFWIADPENGTGGVKSNVNRAIWRTLQEHKVTVPFPQRELRIVATPPAPLASAADGESAPSGTQP from the coding sequence ATGAATGAAACCCCGCTGCTCAACCTGATCACTGATTTTGTCAATGATTTCCGCCAACCGGCCATCCTGTGGCAGGCGCTGGTCATCCTTGCCTGCCTGGCGCTGAGCTGGCTGCTGGTGCGGCAGTTGCGCGTGTTCCTGCACAAGCGGGCGGAAGCGGCGACGACGCCAGCCACGCCGGAAACCTTGCAGCGCACGGATAGTTTCATCCGCATTTTGACGCCCGTGCTGGCGGCCATGCTGCTGGGCATTGCGCAACATTTCCTGGCCAAGTTCCAGTCGGTGAATCTGCTCAGTATCGCCATCCCTCTGTGTACCTCGATGGCGCTGGTGCGCTTCGGTTTTTATGTGTTGCGCCGCATTTTTGCCCGCCATGGCGATATCAGCCCCACCATGTTGTTGCTGGAAAAGATATTCACGGTGGTGGTGTGGGCCGGCATGGCCCTGTACATCACGGGCCTGTGGCCGGAATTGCATGCCTTCCTGGAAGGCATCGTCGTGCCGCTGGGACGCAACAAGGTCTCAGTGGCTGCCATCTTGCAAGCCGCTATTTCGGTGGCCGTGCTGCTGGTGCTGGCCATGTGGGCCGGCACCTCGCTCGACGAGCGCCTGATGAAAATGCCGGGCTTGCACACTTCCCTGCGCGTGGTGCTGTCGCGCATGGGCCGCGCCGTGCTGATCCTCGTTTCCGTGCTGGTCAGCCTGTCGCTGGTGGGCATCGACCTGACGGTGCTGTCCGTGTTTGGCGGCGCTTTCGGCGTGGCGCTGGGCTTTGGCTTGCAAAAGATCGCCGCCAACTTCGTCTCCGGTTTCATCATCCTGCTCGACCGCAGCCTGACCATCGGCGACATGATCACGGTGGGTCAATTTACGGGCAAGGTGACGCAGATCAATACGCGCTATACTGTATTACTGGGTGGCGATGGCGTTGAATCCATCGTGCCGAATGAAATGCTGATTTCCGGCGGCGTGCAGAATATGTCGCTGAGCAACCGCATGGTCTGGCTGTCGACGGCCGTGTCGGTCGGCTATGAAACGGATATCGATGTCATCTTCCCCTTGCTGGAAGCGGCGACGGCCAAGGTGCCGCGTGTGTCGCAAAGCAATCCGCCCTCGGCGACCCTCGTGCGTTTCGGCGCCGACGGCCTCGATGTGCAGATCGGCTTCTGGATCGCGGACCCGGAAAACGGCACCGGCGGCGTGAAGTCGAATGTGAACCGCGCCATCTGGCGCACCTTGCAGGAACATAAGGTCACTGTACCGTTTCCGCAACGCGAATTGCGTATTGTTGCTACGCCTCCTGCCCCGCTTGCCAGCGCGGCAGACGGTGAGTCCGCGCCATCTGGCACCCAGCCTTAA
- a CDS encoding barstar family protein, with the protein MSLLLTVPPNLVQSIRAFRVTELQDEAIRLGQHFLYAHCNAGQTKQQVIGIIAEAFLFPKNLAKNFDALRLCLTDTMHKAGTQTGFLVVLEQLPNTQKFDKEAREILLDVFRDAADYWAEKKVPFRVFYSFE; encoded by the coding sequence ATGAGTTTGTTACTAACCGTGCCGCCCAACCTTGTCCAGTCCATTCGTGCCTTTCGCGTGACCGAGTTACAAGACGAGGCGATCCGTCTCGGGCAGCACTTTTTATATGCGCATTGCAACGCTGGACAGACCAAACAACAAGTCATCGGCATTATTGCGGAAGCATTCCTGTTTCCGAAAAACCTGGCAAAGAATTTCGATGCCCTGCGCCTGTGCCTGACGGATACCATGCACAAGGCCGGTACGCAAACGGGCTTCCTGGTGGTGCTCGAGCAATTGCCAAATACGCAAAAATTCGACAAGGAAGCGCGCGAGATCCTGCTCGACGTGTTCCGCGATGCGGCCGACTACTGGGCCGAGAAGAAAGTGCCGTTCCGCGTCTTCTATTCGTTCGAGTAA
- the purN gene encoding phosphoribosylglycinamide formyltransferase, which translates to MKNIVILISGRGSNMEAVVRAAQAEQWPARIAAVISNRADAQGLVFAAEHGIATAVVANKDYASREQFDAALQAVIDGYTPDLVVLAGFMRILTPPFVEHYAGRMLNIHPSLLPLFPGMATHRQALEAGVTEHGATVHFVTAELDHGPAVASAKVPVLPGDTEDSLSARVLVQEHLLYPRAIRLFIDDKLSVEHGQVRVDPQ; encoded by the coding sequence ATGAAAAATATCGTTATCCTCATTTCCGGACGCGGCAGCAACATGGAAGCGGTCGTGCGCGCGGCGCAAGCCGAGCAATGGCCAGCCCGTATTGCCGCCGTCATCAGTAACCGGGCCGACGCCCAGGGACTGGTTTTTGCCGCGGAACACGGGATAGCGACGGCAGTCGTTGCCAACAAGGATTATGCCAGCCGCGAGCAGTTTGATGCGGCGCTGCAAGCCGTGATCGACGGCTACACCCCCGACCTGGTCGTGCTGGCCGGTTTCATGCGCATCTTGACGCCGCCCTTCGTCGAGCATTACGCGGGGCGCATGCTCAATATTCACCCGTCGCTGCTGCCGCTGTTCCCGGGCATGGCGACGCACCGCCAGGCGCTCGAGGCGGGCGTGACGGAACACGGCGCGACCGTGCATTTCGTGACGGCCGAGCTCGATCATGGCCCGGCCGTGGCGAGCGCGAAAGTCCCCGTCTTGCCAGGCGACACAGAAGACAGCTTATCGGCGCGCGTGCTGGTACAGGAACATCTGCTTTACCCGCGCGCCATCCGCCTGTTCATTGACGATAAACTGTCAGTCGAGCATGGTCAGGTCCGCGTGGACCCTCAATAA